Part of the Microcoleus sp. FACHB-831 genome is shown below.
GTTGTTTTAAGGAACCGCGAAGACGCACCAGCGGAGCGAAGCGCGTCAGCGCGTTAGAGCGCGAAGGAAAGAGTAGAAGAGAGAGTTCACAACTAATTTAGGATTGCTATTAAAACCTACCCTTGAGGGTTCTTTCTCCCCCTTCCGGATTACAGGAAGAGGGTGGGGTTAGCCGCTTAAGCCAAATAGGACGCCCAAGATTGTATAACTTCAGGCGAACCATACCAAATGCCAGGAGTTCTAGGCGAATGCTTGACACCTTCTATGACAAGATTGGTTGCTCCCTCCAGATGAGCAGCTTCAATAGGAGTAATGCCGTCTCCCCAAGTTTCACCATTTCCGCAAGTTAATTTATAACTGCTATGGGCTAGCCACTGTCCCGGGCGCCTAGCACCGAAAATAGACTTACCAGCAACACAGACATAGCGCACCTTGGGGTAAAAAGCTCCTGGATAGTTCATCTTGACAAAATCTAGATTCTTGCGAGTCCAGCGTTCGCCACTGATATGGGGAGTTCCCAGCGTAACTAGAGTAGAGACATAAGGGTGAGCGTGCCATAAGCCAGCGTCATCTGTGACATCGCCGTGAATTGAATAAGGCAGTTCTCCCATATAGATGCGGGAAATCCAACCGCCTGCTGAGTGACCGATCAAATTAATTGCAGAAGCGTTGTATTGCTGCAATGCTTGTTTTACAGTCATGTCGAGGAGGCGCAAAATGGGTATCATCGACCGTCCTCCTACGGTGGGCACCCAGTCGCGGAAGCGGATTGGTACTGTTAGGGTAGGGAAGCCCAACTGTTCTAAGGATTGTTGTAGGGGTAGGTAGGCGATCGCGCCTTCCAAATAACCGGGTAAAATTACAGTCGGCAATGGCATTTTGAATTTAGGATTTTTAGATTCTATTGTGCAAGTGGGAACTCTTTACGGTATAGGCGTTGGCCCAGGCGACCCAGAATTGATTACGCTCAAGGGACTGCGCTTGCTCAAAAGTGTACCCGTTGTAGCTTTCCCTGCTGGCGTTAATGGCAAACCAGGGATTGCCCAGCAAATTGTCGCCCAATGGTTACAGCCAGAACAAGTGCAGCTAGCTTTGACTTTCCCTTACGTGCAGGATGAGGCCGTACTAACCCAAGCCTGGCAGCTAGCAGCAGAAAAAGTTTGGCAATATCTCAAGCTAGGAGAAGAGGTAGCTTTTGTAACCGAAGGGGATAGCAGCTTCTACAGTACCTTTACTTATTTGGCTCAAACGTTGCAACATCTGCATCCTGAAGTTTTAGTGCAGACAGTGCCGGGAATTTGCTCTCCTCTAGCGGCGGCAGGTGTGTTGGGAATTCCTTTGACGATTCGTTCCCAGCGATTGGCAGTCTTACCAGCAGTGTATTCGATGGGAGAATTGGAAGCTGCGCTAGACTGGGCAGATGTGCTGGTGCTGATGAAGGTGAGTTCTGTGTATGAGGAGGTTTGGGAGGTGTTGCAGCGGCGGGGGTTGCTGGAACGCAGCTTTGTTGTGGAACGGGCGACACTACCAGAGATGGTAATTTATGAGGGTTTGAGCGATCGCCCCAACCTTAAACTACCTTACTTTTCTTTGTTAATTGTCCAAGTCAGCGCATAAGTTAATTTACTAATTTGTCTGTATAAATGGCAACCTTTAGCTCTTGTGTGCCGTCATTGAGATCTGGCCAGACAAGCTAAAAAGTGTCTACAAGGTCAATTTGCTCTTAAAATTCTGAAATTAATATTTATATTTGGAAACTAACATTAGATTGGGATGTTTATATTGATGGCGATCGCGTTGTTGTAATGCGGCGCTCGCTCCAACAGATTCCCAACCTGCCACGAAGCCTTTGGAGTTTACTGTCCCTGTTATGTCTCAGCTCTTATTGATTAAGAACCTGCCTTTCATTCTGCGTCAGCCGACTCTAGTTGCAACTGTTGGCTCGTTGGGCATCCACGCGCTAGTGGCGATCGCCCTGCCAAGTTTATCCGCCTCCTCCAAAACAGCACAGCAGGATGAGAAAGGGCAGGTGCAAGTAGTGGAGTTAACACCAGCCGAGATGAGCCGCCTGCCGCAACTAGCAACGCAGCCGCTACCGCCTAGTGCAATCCAAAACCAGCCGTTGTCGGAGTTGCCGTCGCCGCCGTTGCCACCGCCGCCGCCCCCTGACTCTAGCCTCTCAACGGTGCCCGTGCCACCGACAAGAACCTCGGAATCATCGCCACGTATAAGTTTACGGCTGCCTGCTGACGACTCGGTTAGGGAAACAACGCCTAATAGAGTCAGGGAAGAAAGCAGAACCGAGACTTCTTCAAGGTATCAAGTGTATGGCGATCGCGTCTTTAAGGGACGGAGGTTTGCTTTTAGCCCACCCAAGACAACAAGCGATCGCCAGCCACAAGGATTTAATAACAGTAACCCCAGGGAACCTCGCCCCAGCAGAAGGGTAGCTGCTTCTAGCAATCCCCCAGCGGAAAGCAAGACGCGAGTGTATGACAAGCCGATTTTTAAAGAACGGCAGTTTTCCCCTCTCGACCAACAACAGGCGCAAAGCGATCGCCTCAACGAACAAGTTGATAACAATCCTCGCCAGCCGCTTAGAAGATATGGCAAAATCCCTGGAGGGGTAGAGCCTGACACTGATTTGCCGCCTACAATTGAGCCAAGTCCCACTGAGATGGCGGCGGCACCAGAACCAAAAGCTAGCGACAAACCTACGCCAGCGCCAAACCCTACTGAGATGGCGACACCAGAACCAAAAGCTAGCGACAAGCCCACACCGCAGCCACTTCCTAGCGAAACGCCGACACCAGAACCAAAAGCTAGCGACAGGCCAACACCAACGCCAAGCCCAACCCAAACGCCTACTTCCCAACAACGTTCGCCTGAAAAAATTGCCCTCCAGACATTAGACGATCAGCGGATGGCGAGACTTAGGGCGGATATAGAGCAGCAACGAGAAGCTTTAAAGCGTAAGGATGCTAACACCATTTACAATGAAACGCAGCGAAATATCGGCGCTTCGTT
Proteins encoded:
- a CDS encoding triacylglycerol lipase is translated as MPLPTVILPGYLEGAIAYLPLQQSLEQLGFPTLTVPIRFRDWVPTVGGRSMIPILRLLDMTVKQALQQYNASAINLIGHSAGGWISRIYMGELPYSIHGDVTDDAGLWHAHPYVSTLVTLGTPHISGERWTRKNLDFVKMNYPGAFYPKVRYVCVAGKSIFGARRPGQWLAHSSYKLTCGNGETWGDGITPIEAAHLEGATNLVIEGVKHSPRTPGIWYGSPEVIQSWASYLA
- a CDS encoding precorrin-2 C(20)-methyltransferase, translating into MNLGFLDSIVQVGTLYGIGVGPGDPELITLKGLRLLKSVPVVAFPAGVNGKPGIAQQIVAQWLQPEQVQLALTFPYVQDEAVLTQAWQLAAEKVWQYLKLGEEVAFVTEGDSSFYSTFTYLAQTLQHLHPEVLVQTVPGICSPLAAAGVLGIPLTIRSQRLAVLPAVYSMGELEAALDWADVLVLMKVSSVYEEVWEVLQRRGLLERSFVVERATLPEMVIYEGLSDRPNLKLPYFSLLIVQVSA
- a CDS encoding energy transducer TonB, with translation MSQLLLIKNLPFILRQPTLVATVGSLGIHALVAIALPSLSASSKTAQQDEKGQVQVVELTPAEMSRLPQLATQPLPPSAIQNQPLSELPSPPLPPPPPPDSSLSTVPVPPTRTSESSPRISLRLPADDSVRETTPNRVREESRTETSSRYQVYGDRVFKGRRFAFSPPKTTSDRQPQGFNNSNPREPRPSRRVAASSNPPAESKTRVYDKPIFKERQFSPLDQQQAQSDRLNEQVDNNPRQPLRRYGKIPGGVEPDTDLPPTIEPSPTEMAAAPEPKASDKPTPAPNPTEMATPEPKASDKPTPQPLPSETPTPEPKASDRPTPTPSPTQTPTSQQRSPEKIALQTLDDQRMARLRADIEQQREALKRKDANTIYNETQRNIGASLAKVANEQDKETQQSFVDLLDKARNGKGETITIIGSYPRDACLKKLDGTAKVSTIADANGKVIDEPMMIASDYKIFESEALSAVKKHTFDKTGKKKPYLVEVKFEYKKEICPQLSLPEAPPAG